In the genome of Pungitius pungitius chromosome 5, fPunPun2.1, whole genome shotgun sequence, the window TTCAAAGTGAAGTGTTTCTATTACATGTTCCAGAATTGATACCCTATTGCCATTTCACTCAAGTCTGCCATCACAGAAAAGGCAGATTTGAAGTGGGTGGTTGCAAGTTCAACTAACATAGTTCATGTGATAAATCTTACGACGGTCGGGATAGTGGAATGCTAACTGGAAAAGCCCAATCTGCTGTGAGCTACACTGTCTGACTGGTGTCTTATTCATTACAGCCGTGTTGTCCGCAAATCCATCGCAAGAGTGCTGACTGTAATCAACCAGACGCAGAAGGAGAACCTGAGGAAGTTCTACAAGGTAAGAGCAACCATCTGTTTGGGGTTGTAGGAACACCTCCGTTAGCACGCATGAAGACATGTCGGTGGTTCTCTGGTCGAAGATGATACTTGTTGAGCTGATGATTTGCTGATGCATAAACAACTGCTTACCAAAAGACTGAGACTTGAGATGACCGCAGTGCTCCTTCTGATGGAGATGTTCCTTTCATGTGAACGAATGCTGGGGCTGTTTACATTAAAACTCAGAAAAAACTGAAAGGAATTCTGATGCTGCTCCTCATGATGGGACGGAGCATTGCTTTTTAAAGGGTTTGAAAATGGTTGACTGCTGATTAGAGCTGGGTAGAAGGGATGTCCTTAGGCATCCACTGTTTACTTGCCGGGTACACAACAGAAAAGCTTGTTAGAGCTCTGCTGCTCTCACCTGTCCTGGCGTGTGTGAACATAGTGGTGTGGTCCCATGTTAAAAGTCAATCCTTTTTGTTTCAGGGTAAGAAGTATAAGCCCCTGGATCTGAGACCCAAGAAGACCAGAGCTATGCGCCGCCAGCTCAACAAGCACGAGGAGGGTCTGCGGACCaagaagcagcagaggaaaGACCTCCTGTACTCGATCCGCAAATTTGCTGTCAAAGCTTAGGCTTTTATTAACAGAATAAAATCTTTGTAAAAGACTAcaattgtctgtgtttttcacaaatgtaACATGTACAGGTAACTCGAACAATTAGaatgtgcaaaagctcattactttcagtaattcaactagATAGGTGAAACTATTATatactcattacatgcaaagtgagatatttcaagctttTATTTGATCTCATTTGGATTGTGgctatatataaaatatgttggATATAGTTttaccttttaagttgaattactgaaagtaatgagcttttgcatgaTATGctcattttttgagtttcacctgtaaatgTTGCTCCCACTTTTACCACTCTGATGTTAGGAAAAGATGAATAATGCATCAACGTTTCTCTGTTGACTCTGATTTGGTTACCAGACCCTTTGCTCCTAATCTAATCAAAACAATCTCAGGGTTTGGAAGTGCTGTCGATAATAATGAACATACTACAGTAATACAATCAATAGAGAACCAAATACATCACACAACCATATGATTTATTTTACGACAAGTTCCAAACCAGCTTTTGTCTAGTTGAGTGCTTCTCAAACgggtttgatttaaaaattgtcaatatttaatatctgttaaaataatttaacagttagcataagttaaattgcatacattttagttGGCtattaaatgtacttttttccTCAAGCACACACTGGTGTTAGACCTGATCTggcacctgtcaatcactacTGGCCTGTATAACATCTTTTATTCAACCAAAAATGCTTAATGCTGGTAAGGAGTCACTGGCTGTAACACTACTCCCATGGAGTACATGTCTGAAGGGTTGAAGCAGGAGCTGCAGTGCTAACTAATTGATCTGAACCAGTGATTATGAAGGACTGCTGTTGTAAACCAGTTCTCAAGTCCCCAGTAGGTTCTGGGCCTGTTGTGATGAAGCCTCACACCTTCATGATAATGGCTGTAGTGAGAAGTGTGTTTAATATCCATTTGTACAAGGAATTGCGTTCTGTTGATTTCCTTTGAAGAATTAGTAAATGGGCATGTAATTGATGACTCCACTatgagaaaataatgttttgataGATCCCAACAATGAATCACTATAAGAAGTATCAGAACTTGCAGATGTCTAAAGTGAAACATTCGTgacttgtgagcatctctgacTTTGAGAGGCCAGAGGAGTGAGATGTTGGCCATCAGATGGGGGACAATACTGTGTAATACTGATTTGGACTGTAGCTCAGAGACTTTTTGTATAGCCCACAAATTATTCtctgagggctttacagtctgtacacattcaacatcctctgtcccaaaccATCACACCAGCTCAGGAGAAACTccccattaaataaaaaaataaaaaagccatcatatagaaccaccatccacagccTAGTAGACAGGCTTagaaattgtagaagtcagttgatcaaggttgatggaagagaagccattCTAGTAGGTATGAGGGCCCAcagctgcatccaaggttcctacatccgagaaCGGATCAGCACTGTTTGAGGACACCTTTTTCGCTCCAAGTTCATTAAGTCACTacctctctgtcagtctggctacactGCTGAAGACACACCTGGGGTTGTTTTTCTTGACTTGACCCATAACTTGGACTCTATTTCAGAGAAGAGACATATTTGGACTATGGGTGACTCGGATCCGGCTGCCAATGTTTTGTCGCATTGGAAAGACACTGATCTGAACACGGTGGGGCCCAGGAATGCTCGGTATGGCATCACCTTTATTCTAATTACTTTCCCACCATCCCTGAGAAGTCACATGCTCTGTGGTTATCTAACAACACACGTCTTGTCACAGTCGTGTGGACGAGTGTGCACAGACACCATGAGCCTTCAGGCTGTTCTCCTTACGCTGTTCGTCTGTTCCTATGCGTTttcttcatctccccccccccatactaAGAAGTCGGGCTGCTTCAAAGTCAACGACTGCAAATGCATCATGAAGGATGGGAGTGGGGTGATAAACCTGAAGGCCATGGGGGACGCAGAGGGCTTCCTGGGCCGTTGGAAGCCGGTGTCCACAGAGGTCCTGCTGTCCTTCAGCCCCTGCCAGCCCTTCTCACAGCCAGAGGACCTGGCAGGAACGGACTGTACCAACGTTGCTGCATGTCTCATTGTCAGGTAGGCTAGGCAATCTCgttgtgtgacctttgacctttcaggTGTGCTTCTACAGCACATCTTCATGCAGCCAGTCACTTTTTGGTGTAGCCCTCTCTGATCATTGTGAGCTCCGTCACTCGTTGCTGTGTAGTAAGAAATGAATCCACTGCACAAAGGATGCCTCGAACACATGTGGGACATTTCCAACATTACATACGCACGCACTCTACTAATAACTCACACTCACACTATTGAAACATTGAAAGTAAAGCTGTGTTACGTTGAGTTATGTGTGAGGGGAGTATTCTATGTCAGGGACAGAAAaaacagggaggactcaaacgtaGATTTAGGCTGGATTCGAATGGTCAAAAATATAACTTCCTCACCACTATTCTTTGACCACCGCCATGGGGTCAAGGAAAGAGGTCATTTTCCACAAAGGTCAAAGAATGGTGGTTAGGAATAGATGAAAGGAGGTAACGAACACAGGGGACACACATGATTTGAAAACACACTGGGGAGCTGCAGGTAATTGGACACAATCAGGGACAAGGCAATCACACTAAAACAcaccaggacaggaagtgaagttaacccagggacacaagaggcagtaaactacaaaataaaacaagaaatgaaCCCACACTGTTACATAACTTAATTCAGTGGTTCCCTTTTCAGTTTGTTGATATGGGAACATTAAAATCCCCTGGACCCCCCCGTATTGGCCATGGCTTCtatgttttgaatgaattgcattgcaataaaaactataaaaaagtttttctttctaaaagtGCATAACATTTTTCCTCTTCAgcttatttttaaaatcttttatatacttcatatactgtacatgcaattcattacaaacaaaaagaggttgatttgtgtgattgtgtgttgtgGCCACTAGGGGGCGCCTGTCCCACTCACACACTGTGCTGCCGCTCTGCTTGGTTTTGGTTTTCCCATGTGTTTGAATATGTATCACAGGCTCAACGGATACACCAGCCACTATCTCAGCTATGGGAGACATGACGGGAACGAATTCCACTACAATGGCACCACGAAGACACTGTCTGTCTCCTACATGGGTGAGCTGAAACACAAACATCCCACAGTAGGACTCATGTCACCGACCCCTGTGTcagcgtcctcgtcctcgtcctccccagGTGAGGACGAGCAGCCGCTGACGGTGGTGCACTACCACTGCAGTCCAAACCAGTCGGCCTCTCTCATCAGCCAGCTGAGCCTCAGCGCACAGCAGCCCCTGCACATCTGGGTGGAGAGCCCCTGTGCTTGTCCCAATTACTGTGCCATGGGCGATTTGGGTGTCGGCACCatcttcctcatcatcctctCCCTCAGTGCTGCGGCATACTTCATTCTTGGTAACGCTTTATATTGTATTCACGTTAAGGATGTATTTCATCTAATCCTTTTATTACTTAACTACATTTCACACATCATACCATCATTGTCTCCTTGTGACTGACAGGCTGCTGTGCTCTGAGGCCCTTTCGGAGCAGCAGTGGAGTCCAGATCTCTCCAGAGCACAGCGTGTGGTGTATGATGTGTTACCACTGCACTGAGAGCAGGCCAGCTAGACGACGCTATGCAGACCTGACCTGCTGAGGATCCCAGCTAGATGTCTCAACATGTCCCTCGGGTGGACCTAAAAGGGTCCCGTCCTATAGTAGAGGCCACACACAGCCTCTGCAAGCCTTTACTCAGCATTGTACGGACCTTTTTAATGAGTGATGAATGTCTTTTGATGTGGTTGTTTTGCATACACTCTCTTTTGTGTCAATATATgtatcacattaaaaaaataaatatatttgttgtgcaaaaagtgctttaatTTTTCTAAATATGCGGTTTGTGTAGTTAATATGATCATCAAAATTGAACCACATTGTCACAGGCTCCTTGACCCCAAATAGAATGCAGTCTTTTATTTTGGTAGCTCTCCTGTGTGGCCTCATTTTGTCTCTGCAGAttcccgtttttttttatttaacacccCCTGCCCCGTGTTCATAGCACATCacctattttttctttgcacttTGCACTCTTATTGTCTTATAGTTTATATTATGGGCAGACGCTCCATTATGTCATCATGGGGCCCGTGTTCTCCTCCAGTGTGTGGGGCCTCCATCCATCCCGCTGCTTATCAGCAGAGGCTCCTTTCTTTCCTGCCCACATGGTGGTTTGTGCTCTGTCCGCTGCTCTCCAAGGCTCCTATTGTGCGCTGTGATGCCGTCAGATGGTGTGCTGCTGAGGGCCGGGTCCTCACCGGTGTGTGGAGGACATGGAACCACCAGAGGCCTGTTGGGTTTGTGCTCGGATGAAAGCAACATGTGCAGTGACATCTTAGGTCCACAATCACATTGTACTCACCACTTCCAGTCATGGGCCTGTCTACTGACTGGAAGGAACAAGCTGTACTTAAAGTGTCGTGATGGGTGGGGGACATGCAACGTGATGGTAAAGGCAACCCAAACAATTAAAGCTACAGGAAGTGCTCATCAAAAATGGCCAAACTTTCTATGAGTTTTTAAAATCACTTGTGAATAAGTTTAAGAGGCTTTATGATTGTCATCAAACATGAATGTATGTTAAATcgtgttttaatttgtgtttgtcCCACATGGACTTGAGGGATCAGTCGGCGTCTGAGTCACAGCCGCCCCTCCCTCCAAGAGGTTTGGATTTGTAATGTTTTGTAGCAGCATAAGGAAATGAAAACAACTCGCCACTTCATAATTGGTTCATATGAAGAACAGATTTTGTCCTTGAGCCGACAAGACACTACTGATCAGAAGCAACTTGCCTCGTTTTACTTTTTGCTAGTTGGTTCAACTTTTATTCAATTAATGTATAACATTAAGCTACTGACAATGTCTTGTTGCTTCCTCCGCTCTGAGCTAACATCAGCTAGCTCAATGGATCAAACTTAAATGGTAAGATGCTAATTATGTTCATCAATAAATGTTACAAATATACAACATATTATGATTTCAGTGACATCAAATCTGTGATTTCCTTTCCTCAAGTTTAGTCTGATAGTCGTCTTTGGGTTTGTCCCTACAAGGTAAACCCTTAACATGAGTGTTTGATTCCTTTCTCATTACAGCTTCTAACAAACTGCTTCAGGTTCATGGAGCCTCGATGTCTTCATCCATCTCTGATAGGAATCCTACTCGGAACGCCATGTAACTTCATCCTGAATGACTGCATGGATGTACATATGCCATTAGACGCATGTCAGCATTCACTCAGTTGTTCCAATTACCTGGGGTATTATTTTTGGTGACCCCACCCTCGGCCTGACATCACTTCTGAGATGTGTTTTGCAGATGTGACATGGAGGAAATGACCAGAGGAACAGTTCATGAAAATGAGACGGATGGCGGCTCTGACACGCCACAGACTCCACACCCCGAACAGcaccactgcacacactcacacctcaTGAGGCTCATCTCCTTCGTCACCCCCTGCTCCTCATCGTCACCGTGTGATGAAGGCAGATACAGATGGAGTGAAACCTTTGCGTCGCCAGGAGGTCCGTGATGAGCCGGCCTCTTCTTGTCACAGGGGGTTGTTGGAGTTTCTGGGAGGAGAGATGCAGCTTTGAATTCTGTCACATTCATGCTGCGGCCGTCAGTACAGCTCAATCTGGGACTGGGATGGATTTAGCATAACTACATCTCAATAACTTTGTCTGAGCATATGCAAAATACAACCAAAAtgcagcaaaaacacacactgccctCAATAGAAATAACCGAGCCTTTCAAGCCAAGTGGAAAAGTATTGGATTATTTGTTGGCGTCGCAGGAAATAAGCACAGCTGCACCTCTCCAAAGCCAGAAGAGCCTGGATGGGATTATGGACTTTTGCCGTCAAATGCAAGCAGTTGTattcatgagtgtgtgtgtgtgctgatcaAAAAGACCTTTCAGGTGAACAGCAGTGTGAGTAAACACCACATTTAGTCGCAGTTATGAAAGAGTCTTTATTATCAGCAGAGCAGAGAATTCCAAATACAGGTGAGCGGCAGGGGATTTTATTAGGGTCACTAAACAGATTATCTGAGTTTCTCTCCATCGTCTTTTAACATTTATATCTGCAGCATACCCCTTAGTCATCAGGCAGCCTGTTGTGATTATTGTAGTTTACTTTGGAATTGAATCGCAtatgagaggaaatgaaaaagaatctGTTAACTCTACCATACTGTATACACATGTTTGAATAACTCCTTCTGGTACGTCTATGTTATCTGTGTGGTGAAACTGATAGATGGAAGTGTAGTAACATTTGTGATTCATTTACCTGTTTCACTCACTGGATCTCTGTGATGGCACACAGCAGGAGCTCCACCCTCTGCTGGGCCTCTGATGGAGGGGACAGCAGAGCCCCCGCACTGTGACAGGAACAATGCCCGTTACATTTCATATGTATATGCACGTGCACGTTCACGTGTCGTTACCTTGCAGAGCCATGGCCTTAGAAGACAGCCGTCCAGAGGGCCGTGGTCTCGGTGGAGGCCCAGTGAACACTGTGTTCTGAGGCACGGCCATGCTTCTTCCTGTCATCCATCGCGCATCCACCCTGTTTCACTGCAAAGGCAGATGGGGCATAGTCAGTGACTGACTAACACGTTTAATTGAATTATATTGTGAGTACTTGTTGTTGCACAGGGCATGGTAAAGATTTTAAAGCAACACATGATGACCTTATGTAATTGGGTGTtcccatttcaaaatgtaaattatGGGATGAACCTCTCCAATGTAACTGTTCAGAGTCTGCATTGAATTTATTGTAATGGAGCTGAAACATTCCTAAAAATGTTTGCGTCTGTAGTTTGTATCCACTAAGTGAAACCATTGGGTTTAATATGTTCAAATAATGTGCCAACCACATGGTCTGGTCTAAGTATCACAagacaatacattttattttgtccagccccagagggctttacagtccgtacacatgcaacatcctctgtctgGAAATACAGGACGCTCTTCTCTCTAAACCTGTCAAAACCCATACACGGGACAAAGGATGAAAGGAGAGACCGACATAGTATACGAGCCTCCAGAAGGGGTTTCTTTGAACTGCAGCTGGATTCTCCCGGTATCACAAGCTTCAAATGATCGCACTCTATTTCCGCATGtttcagctgggctcgggccgggTCCCAATGGGGCGGAACTAAGAAGagtttagccaatcactgattaaagttaatgagtgacaatGTTAGAGTCCTAAAATACATTCAGTTCTGTACctaacaacataacaagagcgaccaggagtagtgtccttccaagaagacccgacccgaacTCGGTATGAGAGAGAAGTTTGGTGCAGAAACTAGAGGTAaatcagctggacccagatcagacAACGTAattttatcctttaatatatttattatatgatgTTTGTATTGGATATTTAAAATTTAagttatatcatattctgaatattgttttgtgtatatatatatatatatatatatgtatatatataaatatatacagcagCGGCtaaatgatttgaatgtaatttacgAAAAAACAGTAATATACTCTAGAATAATTTCAGTATTTCTTCCgtaaaaaaattagaaaaaaaaatatttttggtcattattagcatattacttaaatttacagttggactgttaatttacagataatatctttatttttagttttgcaCATACACCGTAAAAGtaggatctttttttacagtacagCTAAAAAACACATCAGGTGCAGGGTTGACAAAGGTAATTTTGCGATGAACATGATAAACTGTGCACCTCTTCACACAGCAGCATGTTTTCATATGTACAAATTGACAATGCAGGAAAAGCAACTTATATTGAAAATAACCTTTATAGGGATTTAAGGCCTAGAATTTTGATTCCATTTCTGATGTAAATGTCACACCTTTATGTCAAGTGGAGTTTTCGTCACGGTTGTTTTgtgactttgttttattttggaaattaactctcctctcgtttcaggttccttgcccttcctcatgtgtcaccagtctgattgtatcccctgattcctgattgtgtccacctgttcccacaactccctcatgtgtacttatagtctgcgtctccccttgtGCCAGTTCGTCCTGCACACCCGCCTCACGCCAAGAATCAAGCCCAGGCCATAGTGGAGTCTGTCCCAAACCCTCGCGGGCCTTCCGAATTACTACAGagtccttttgtttgtgtttttttgtgtattccCTTATATCCTTGGTAAGAGAGATTTtggtttttgcattttattttttgaacgTTTCAGCTCTTCGTTTATTCAGAGCAATTTTTTGTTTCCCCATATTTTAGTATTGCCCAGCGCTACT includes:
- the rpl35 gene encoding large ribosomal subunit protein uL29 gives rise to the protein MAKIKARDLRGKKKEELLKQLDDLKNELSQLRVAKVTGGAASKLSKIRVVRKSIARVLTVINQTQKENLRKFYKGKKYKPLDLRPKKTRAMRRQLNKHEEGLRTKKQQRKDLLYSIRKFAVKA
- the LOC119225605 gene encoding uncharacterized protein LOC119225605 yields the protein MKDGSGVINLKAMGDAEGFLGRWKPVSTEVLLSFSPCQPFSQPEDLAGTDCTNVAACLIVRLNGYTSHYLSYGRHDGNEFHYNGTTKTLSVSYMGEDEQPLTVVHYHCSPNQSASLISQLSLSAQQPLHIWVESPCACPNYCAMGDLGVGTIFLIILSLSAAAYFILGCCALRPFRSSSGVQISPEHSVWCMMCYHCTESRPARRRYADLTC